The following coding sequences are from one Culicoidibacter larvae window:
- a CDS encoding TetR/AcrR family transcriptional regulator, with amino-acid sequence MSISKTKQAIVDGAILTFSQNGYNTTMDEIALAAKVAKGTLYYHFSSKEELFNFIIKQGMEKIDADVQSATQDESDLITRIHILARVQLELVYDNHDFFRVIMSQLWGIEKRQEELRVQMKNYIHHISTYFQTAIDANIISSNNAELLAYSFIGLLTGTAIYELSTGRPKPIDDVVDQIINSCLNGILVK; translated from the coding sequence ATGTCAATATCAAAAACGAAACAAGCAATTGTTGACGGCGCCATTTTGACATTCTCGCAAAATGGCTACAATACAACAATGGATGAAATTGCTTTGGCGGCAAAAGTTGCTAAAGGAACACTTTACTATCATTTTTCTTCTAAAGAAGAACTCTTCAATTTTATCATCAAACAAGGGATGGAAAAAATTGATGCAGATGTTCAGAGTGCAACTCAGGATGAAAGTGATTTAATTACCCGAATTCATATTTTAGCAAGGGTACAACTGGAATTAGTGTATGATAATCATGACTTCTTTCGGGTAATCATGAGTCAGCTTTGGGGAATCGAAAAGCGGCAAGAAGAGTTACGGGTACAAATGAAGAATTATATCCATCATATCAGCACTTATTTTCAGACAGCAATTGATGCTAATATCATTTCCAGTAATAATGCAGAACTGCTAGCCTATTCATTTATCGGTTTGCTAACCGGTACTGCTATCTACGAACTATCTACTGGTCGGCCAAAGCCAATCGATGATGTTGTCGATCAAATTATTAATAGCTGCCTCAATGGTATTTTGGTAAAATAA
- a CDS encoding phage tail protein: MAYVVDFNEVSTIGLETSPVADALAGLRANEARYFMNKYKHEFVVTPASESQDVLDYVNNILKTERDIEFHAKPLETSQFQVENIKFTYVFYEDGLGLNVMYMIDDPKKRAVGFKLSEGMEVPAELVDKFKFARQKSKLAGTIRGSFFVIKGEY; the protein is encoded by the coding sequence ATGGCTTATGTTGTTGATTTTAATGAGGTATCTACAATTGGACTTGAAACTTCACCGGTAGCAGATGCACTTGCTGGGTTGCGTGCCAATGAAGCTCGTTACTTCATGAATAAGTATAAACATGAATTTGTAGTTACCCCAGCGAGTGAAAGTCAGGATGTGCTTGACTATGTAAACAATATTCTGAAAACTGAACGCGATATTGAATTTCATGCTAAACCACTGGAAACATCACAATTTCAAGTTGAAAACATCAAATTCACTTATGTTTTTTATGAAGATGGGCTGGGATTAAATGTTATGTATATGATAGATGATCCTAAAAAACGCGCAGTTGGTTTTAAACTTTCCGAAGGTATGGAGGTACCAGCTGAACTTGTCGATAAATTTAAGTTTGCTCGCCAAAAATCAAAATTAGCGGGAACCATTCGTGGCTCGTTCTTTGTGATTAAGGGAGAATATTAA